One genomic region from Reichenbachiella ulvae encodes:
- a CDS encoding adenosine kinase yields MKKYDIYGIGNALVDLVFEVGDDFLTKNEVEKGLMTLVEEDRQKQLISQINVSENMMKGGGSAANTVVAASQFGSTCYYSCKVSNDEFGSFYLKDLKTNGVDTKLTEETAPEGITGRCLVMTTPDAERTMNTFLGITSDFSVEEIDEEAIKNSKYIYSEGYLVPSPSGREAMKKAMDVARANGVKVSLSFSDPSMVKFFHAEMKEIVGDGVDLLFCNEEEAMLFTEKDNVLDAREALKDVADRFVITLGKNGATIFDGETFIDIEPYQVDAVDTNGAGDMYAGAFLFGITHGHSYAEAGKIASLASSKVVSQFGPRLEWSQAKEILNHLFE; encoded by the coding sequence TAGGAAACGCTTTGGTGGATTTGGTGTTCGAGGTGGGTGATGACTTCCTGACCAAAAACGAAGTGGAAAAAGGACTGATGACACTGGTAGAAGAAGATCGTCAGAAGCAACTGATCAGCCAGATCAATGTGAGCGAAAACATGATGAAGGGTGGCGGATCGGCTGCTAACACAGTGGTAGCTGCCAGCCAGTTTGGAAGTACCTGCTACTATTCTTGTAAGGTGTCTAATGATGAGTTCGGTTCTTTTTATCTCAAAGACCTAAAGACAAACGGTGTAGACACGAAGTTGACCGAAGAGACTGCTCCCGAAGGAATCACCGGTAGATGTCTGGTGATGACGACTCCTGATGCCGAGCGTACCATGAATACATTTTTGGGAATCACTTCTGATTTTTCTGTTGAGGAAATAGACGAGGAGGCCATCAAAAACTCAAAATATATCTATTCTGAAGGCTACCTAGTGCCATCCCCATCTGGACGTGAGGCCATGAAAAAAGCCATGGATGTCGCCCGAGCCAATGGAGTGAAAGTTTCCCTTTCTTTCTCAGACCCTAGTATGGTTAAGTTCTTTCATGCGGAGATGAAAGAAATCGTGGGTGATGGAGTGGATCTTCTCTTTTGTAATGAGGAAGAGGCAATGCTTTTCACAGAGAAAGACAATGTGCTAGACGCCAGAGAAGCTTTGAAGGATGTGGCCGATCGTTTTGTGATCACACTGGGTAAGAATGGTGCTACGATATTTGATGGCGAGACTTTTATCGACATAGAGCCGTACCAGGTGGATGCTGTCGATACCAATGGCGCTGGAGATATGTATGCAGGCGCTTTCCTTTTTGGGATCACGCATGGTCATAGCTATGCCGAGGCGGGTAAGATCGCGAGCTTGGCTTCTTCTAAAGTTGTTTCTCAGTTTGGTCCTAGACTGGAATGGTCACAGGCCAAAGAG